Proteins from a genomic interval of Bifidobacterium longum subsp. infantis ATCC 15697 = JCM 1222 = DSM 20088:
- the nrdR gene encoding transcriptional regulator NrdR, giving the protein MHCPFCQNPDTKVIDTRISDDGHSIRRRRVCPKCNKRFTTVETSMLLVTKRSGGVEPFSRDKVISGVRKACQGRPVREEDLKLLGQKVEEDLRSRGLAEVTSDEVGKAILKPLRDLDVVAYLRFASVYQNFAGLEDFQSAIDGLRE; this is encoded by the coding sequence ATGCATTGTCCTTTTTGCCAGAACCCCGACACCAAAGTCATTGATACGCGCATTAGCGATGACGGTCATTCCATCCGTCGGCGTCGCGTATGCCCGAAATGCAACAAGCGTTTTACCACGGTGGAAACCAGTATGCTGCTGGTCACTAAACGTTCGGGTGGCGTGGAGCCATTCAGCAGAGACAAAGTGATTTCCGGCGTACGCAAAGCCTGCCAGGGGCGGCCGGTCAGAGAAGAGGATCTGAAGCTGCTGGGACAGAAAGTCGAAGAGGATCTTCGCTCCCGAGGCCTTGCCGAAGTCACCTCAGACGAAGTGGGCAAAGCCATCCTGAAACCGTTGCGTGACTTGGATGTGGTGGCGTACCTTCGATTCGCGAGTGTGTACCAGAACTTTGCAGGTCTGGAGGATTTCCAAAGCGCCATTGATGGTTTGCGTGAATAA
- a CDS encoding cation diffusion facilitator family transporter, which yields MAHTHAPASSTSVDPAAHQRRLIATLTVTGSVFLIEVVSAVLTGSLALLVDAGHMLTDMSVLVASTITAILMRRKPNNTRTWGWARLEVLTAAAGAVVLLVVGIYALVEAGMRLFGGSKAEIDDIGLLLFVGILGLAANIISIFILASQREDNMNMKAAFLEVMNDALGSVAVVASALVMISTGWNGFDAVAGAVIALMMIPRAIKLLHNAVKVLLEETPDGLDLDKVREHLESMPHVLAVHDLHASTVSTGMPILMAHVVVDKDLTMEDAATILTQLQDCLREHFPVSIPHTTFQLEPEGYSSHSPNEFHE from the coding sequence ATGGCTCATACCCATGCACCCGCATCATCCACATCCGTAGACCCTGCCGCGCATCAGCGCAGGCTGATTGCCACGTTGACCGTCACCGGTTCGGTCTTCCTCATCGAAGTGGTGTCGGCCGTTTTAACCGGCTCACTGGCCCTGCTGGTGGATGCCGGTCATATGCTCACCGACATGTCCGTGCTGGTGGCATCCACAATCACCGCCATACTGATGCGCCGCAAGCCCAACAACACTCGTACTTGGGGCTGGGCCAGGCTTGAGGTGCTCACCGCTGCCGCAGGTGCCGTGGTGCTGCTCGTCGTTGGCATCTATGCGTTGGTGGAGGCCGGCATGCGTCTGTTCGGCGGTTCCAAAGCGGAAATCGACGATATCGGCTTGCTGCTGTTCGTGGGCATTCTGGGTCTTGCCGCAAATATCATCTCGATTTTCATCCTTGCCTCGCAGCGCGAAGACAACATGAATATGAAGGCCGCGTTCCTCGAGGTGATGAATGACGCACTTGGCTCGGTGGCCGTGGTGGCCTCTGCCCTGGTAATGATCTCCACCGGATGGAATGGCTTCGACGCCGTGGCCGGTGCCGTCATCGCACTGATGATGATTCCGCGCGCCATCAAGTTGCTGCACAACGCGGTCAAGGTGCTGCTGGAGGAAACGCCGGATGGACTTGACCTCGATAAGGTACGCGAACATCTGGAAAGCATGCCGCATGTGCTTGCCGTGCATGACCTCCACGCCAGCACGGTGTCCACCGGCATGCCGATTCTGATGGCCCACGTGGTAGTTGACAAAGACCTCACCATGGAAGATGCCGCCACAATCCTCACCCAACTGCAGGATTGCCTGCGCGAGCACTTCCCGGTCTCGATCCCCCACACCACCTTCCAGCTCGAGCCCGAGGGCTATAGCTCCCACTCCCCCAACGAATTCCACGAATAA
- a CDS encoding DUF3418 domain-containing protein translates to MKYEYPAELPVSAARDEIASAVKRSQVVIVSGQTGSGKTTQLPKILLELGRGTHGKQIVHTQPRRIAARTVAERIASEMGVKLGDEVGYQVRFTDESSPSTRLRVVTDGILLAQIQRDPKLTQYDTIIIDEAHERSLNIDFLLGYLTALLPQRRDLKLIITSATIDSVKFQEHFEHALHEKVPVIEVSGRTFPVQVVYEPLGTAPALMREVPGFAVGARPGDADYDELASAIAESDSDRPRGRSGDSYADDGITDMPTAVARACAELVIHSSHERGPRDILVFASGERDIHEFEAALRHHYGPRADDMRRPDAIEIMPLFARLSAADQHKVFESHLHQRIVIATNVAETSLTVPGIRYVVDPGSARISRYSKTAKVQRLPIEPISQASADQRSGRCGRVADGIAIRLYSREDYETRPRFTEPEILRTSLGAVVLHMLSVGVARTAEDVTNFGFIDPPDMKAVSDGFNELTELKAIGRKRGEVTLTHTGRQLARIPIDVRLGRMVIEAAKTGSPNLLAQVLVVVAFLSLQDPRERPDDKREDADRIHNRYADETSDFLTALNIWDRVFQADGDPSNNALRRICKTEYLSWLRIRQWKDLVSQLRQMCRELRFKVGDPLPASRPGLEIRQMPLNQQAAHSLCCSWDADGIHKSMLAGLLSMMGMQVVREPKASDFAGLTGAARARAMKRAQKQSKNDYQGARGTRFALFPASAVAKKTPSWVMSTELVETSRLWARYSAAIDPTWAEPLAGQLTRTTYAEPHWSGSRGSAVATARVLLYGLPIVQDRAVQWGRINPLEARDFLIRQGLVEGDIQQRFSYDDFVGKNRDILEDAADDASRTRQLADTVSDEDLFDFYNAVIPNDVTSVADLAKWWKSEHDRQPNLLDFDPAKVERLASSDSVSLDDYPDHWHTTGSDGQPIDLRLSYVYDPADPADGVTVHVPLKALSRITPDQFTWNVPGLLDELILSMIKALPKQLRVQFVPAPDAARAIRDWIDEHYPDLPGSGSQQKPNLPPVDEDGTTVGWPDLAHVFTKAAIATKGAQIHPEVLGPELVERLSPYLRVTFSVEQQLPAGKHPRGRRHARGPVKVLGVSKDLKALQRKFAAQAEASARQMVKKQADQAGEQGKLVSQANLLHKAGATTESRATMLWRGALDALRLPAERISSRWLGTEALMLASAPYKSTKDLVEDLQLATVKRLMPNVDRLSDDEALANAVLDVREVYEDTVYQVAHDVIAVLKAYAEVDKATGGKADLPMLSVLQSVREHIATLVFPGFVGRTPPDALANISRYLQADLMRLAKAKTDKNRDVRWAWEADEARTLVDKAMAKAKAEPAGPRHETLMKQATAARWMLEEFYVSLWAQELGTAKPVSLQRIKKALA, encoded by the coding sequence ATGAAATATGAGTATCCTGCAGAACTTCCCGTATCTGCCGCGCGTGATGAGATAGCCAGCGCGGTCAAACGTTCCCAAGTCGTTATTGTGTCCGGCCAGACCGGTTCGGGCAAAACCACACAGCTGCCGAAAATCCTGCTTGAGCTTGGCCGTGGCACGCACGGCAAGCAGATCGTGCACACCCAGCCTCGCCGCATCGCCGCGCGTACGGTGGCCGAACGTATCGCCTCGGAGATGGGCGTGAAGCTCGGTGACGAGGTCGGCTATCAGGTGCGTTTCACCGACGAAAGCTCGCCCAGCACACGATTGAGGGTCGTGACCGACGGTATTCTGCTCGCCCAGATCCAGCGCGATCCGAAACTCACCCAATACGATACGATCATCATCGACGAGGCGCATGAGCGCAGTCTTAACATCGACTTTCTGCTCGGCTATCTGACGGCACTGCTGCCTCAGCGCCGCGATCTGAAGCTCATCATTACCTCCGCGACCATCGATTCGGTCAAGTTCCAGGAGCATTTCGAGCACGCCTTGCATGAGAAGGTGCCGGTAATCGAGGTTTCCGGCCGCACCTTCCCCGTGCAGGTGGTCTATGAGCCGCTTGGCACCGCGCCCGCGTTGATGCGCGAAGTGCCGGGATTCGCGGTGGGCGCCCGCCCCGGCGACGCCGATTACGACGAGCTGGCCAGCGCCATCGCGGAATCCGATTCCGACCGGCCCCGCGGCCGGTCCGGCGACTCCTATGCCGATGACGGCATCACCGACATGCCCACGGCCGTGGCTCGAGCCTGCGCCGAACTGGTGATCCACTCCTCCCATGAGCGCGGTCCCCGCGATATTCTGGTCTTCGCTTCCGGCGAGCGCGACATCCACGAGTTCGAGGCCGCACTGCGGCATCATTACGGTCCGCGCGCCGACGACATGCGCCGACCGGACGCCATCGAGATCATGCCGCTGTTCGCGCGATTGTCCGCCGCCGACCAGCACAAGGTGTTCGAATCGCATTTGCATCAGCGCATCGTCATCGCCACCAATGTGGCTGAGACCTCGCTGACCGTGCCCGGTATCCGCTACGTGGTGGACCCCGGTTCCGCCCGTATCTCCCGGTATTCGAAGACCGCAAAGGTCCAGCGTCTGCCGATCGAGCCGATCAGCCAGGCCAGTGCCGACCAGAGGTCCGGCCGATGCGGCCGCGTGGCCGACGGCATCGCGATCCGCCTGTATTCGCGTGAGGATTACGAGACCCGACCGCGCTTCACGGAGCCGGAAATCCTGCGTACCTCGCTGGGTGCCGTGGTGCTTCACATGCTGTCGGTGGGCGTGGCCCGCACGGCCGAGGACGTCACGAACTTCGGGTTCATCGATCCGCCGGATATGAAGGCCGTGTCGGACGGTTTCAATGAGCTCACCGAGCTCAAGGCCATCGGCCGAAAGCGCGGCGAGGTGACGCTCACCCATACCGGCCGTCAGCTGGCGCGCATCCCCATCGACGTGCGTCTGGGACGTATGGTTATCGAGGCCGCGAAAACCGGTTCGCCGAATCTTCTGGCCCAGGTGCTCGTGGTCGTGGCGTTCCTGAGCTTGCAGGACCCACGTGAACGCCCGGACGACAAGCGTGAGGATGCCGACCGTATCCACAACCGATATGCGGATGAGACTTCCGATTTCCTGACGGCCCTGAACATCTGGGACCGCGTGTTCCAGGCGGACGGCGACCCGAGCAATAACGCGCTGCGCCGTATCTGCAAAACCGAGTATCTCAGCTGGCTGAGGATACGCCAGTGGAAGGATCTCGTCTCCCAGCTACGCCAGATGTGCCGGGAGCTGCGGTTCAAGGTCGGCGACCCGCTGCCCGCCTCCCGCCCAGGCTTGGAGATTCGCCAGATGCCGTTGAATCAGCAGGCCGCGCATTCGCTGTGCTGCTCGTGGGATGCGGATGGCATCCACAAGTCGATGCTCGCCGGATTGCTGTCGATGATGGGCATGCAGGTGGTGCGTGAGCCCAAGGCATCCGATTTCGCGGGGCTGACCGGTGCGGCGCGCGCCCGTGCGATGAAACGCGCCCAGAAGCAGTCGAAGAACGATTATCAGGGCGCGCGCGGCACCCGTTTCGCCCTGTTCCCCGCCTCCGCCGTGGCCAAGAAGACCCCGTCATGGGTGATGAGCACCGAACTGGTGGAGACCTCTCGCCTGTGGGCCCGCTATTCGGCGGCCATCGACCCGACGTGGGCCGAACCGCTGGCCGGCCAATTGACCCGCACCACGTATGCGGAGCCGCACTGGTCGGGTTCGCGTGGCTCGGCTGTGGCCACCGCGCGCGTGCTGCTGTATGGTCTGCCGATCGTACAGGACCGTGCCGTGCAGTGGGGACGCATCAATCCGCTTGAGGCGCGCGACTTCCTGATTCGCCAGGGTCTGGTCGAGGGCGATATTCAGCAGCGTTTCAGTTACGACGACTTTGTGGGCAAAAACCGCGACATTCTCGAGGATGCCGCCGATGATGCGAGCCGCACTCGCCAGCTGGCGGATACCGTGTCCGACGAGGATCTGTTCGACTTCTACAACGCGGTCATTCCCAACGATGTGACCAGCGTGGCCGATCTGGCGAAATGGTGGAAGTCCGAGCATGACCGTCAGCCGAATCTGCTTGATTTCGACCCGGCCAAGGTGGAGCGTCTGGCATCCAGCGATTCGGTGAGTCTGGACGATTACCCCGACCATTGGCATACGACCGGATCGGACGGCCAACCCATCGACCTGCGTTTGAGCTACGTGTACGATCCGGCCGACCCGGCCGACGGCGTCACCGTGCATGTGCCGTTGAAGGCGCTCTCGCGTATCACGCCCGACCAGTTCACATGGAATGTGCCGGGCCTGTTGGATGAGCTGATCCTGTCGATGATCAAGGCGCTGCCCAAGCAGCTGCGCGTCCAGTTCGTGCCGGCCCCGGATGCCGCGCGTGCGATTCGTGACTGGATCGACGAGCATTACCCGGATCTGCCGGGCTCGGGCTCGCAGCAGAAGCCGAATCTGCCGCCGGTGGATGAGGATGGCACGACCGTTGGCTGGCCCGATCTGGCACATGTGTTCACCAAGGCGGCCATCGCCACCAAGGGTGCGCAGATTCATCCCGAAGTGTTGGGGCCGGAACTGGTCGAGCGTCTTTCCCCGTATCTCAGGGTCACGTTCTCGGTGGAGCAGCAACTGCCGGCCGGCAAGCACCCTCGTGGACGCCGGCATGCGCGCGGCCCCGTCAAGGTGCTGGGTGTATCCAAGGATCTGAAGGCGCTGCAACGCAAGTTCGCCGCGCAGGCGGAGGCGTCGGCCCGTCAAATGGTCAAGAAGCAGGCCGATCAGGCTGGAGAGCAGGGCAAGCTGGTCAGTCAGGCGAACCTGTTGCATAAGGCGGGTGCCACCACCGAGTCCCGGGCCACGATGCTCTGGCGTGGCGCATTGGATGCGCTGCGGTTGCCGGCCGAACGCATTTCGTCGCGCTGGCTGGGTACCGAGGCGTTGATGCTGGCTTCTGCTCCGTACAAGTCCACCAAGGATCTGGTCGAAGACCTGCAGCTGGCCACGGTCAAACGGCTGATGCCGAATGTCGACAGGCTCTCGGACGATGAGGCGTTGGCCAATGCGGTGCTCGATGTGCGCGAAGTGTACGAGGACACCGTCTATCAGGTGGCGCATGACGTGATCGCCGTGCTCAAGGCTTATGCCGAAGTCGACAAGGCCACTGGCGGCAAGGCCGACTTGCCGATGCTGTCGGTGCTGCAGTCGGTGCGCGAGCACATCGCCACGCTGGTGTTCCCCGGATTCGTCGGGCGTACTCCCCCGGATGCGCTGGCGAACATCTCCCGATACCTGCAGGCCGATCTCATGCGCCTGGCCAAGGCGAAGACCGACAAGAACCGCGACGTGCGATGGGCGTGGGAGGCCGACGAGGCCCGCACGCTGGTCGACAAGGCGATGGCCAAGGCCAAGGCGGAGCCGGCCGGCCCTCGCCACGAGACGCTGATGAAGCAGGCGACCGCCGCCCGCTGGATGCTCGAGGAATTCTACGTGTCCCTGTGGGCGCAGGAACTCGGCACCGCCAAGCCGGTGAGCCTGCAGCGCATCAAGAAGGCGCTGGCGTAG
- the lexA gene encoding transcriptional repressor LexA, translating to MSTIPFSPKQKPDESTLTDRQRKVLDAIRTHIDEQGFAPSFREIGNAAGLKSPSSVKHQLQVLEDKGFIRMNANKGRAIEVVAGSAPNPEKPSQASEEATSTSNVAEIYQFPAEAIAESHDVPLVGRIAAGVPITAEQHVDDVMRLPERLTGSGTLFMLEVHGDSMVDAAICDGDYVVVREQNSAVNGDIVAALLDDEATVKTFRKENGHVWLMPHNPAYSPIDGTHATIMGKVVTVLRKL from the coding sequence GTGAGCACCATTCCCTTCTCCCCCAAGCAGAAGCCGGACGAGTCCACCCTAACCGACCGCCAGCGCAAAGTGTTGGACGCCATTCGCACGCATATCGACGAACAAGGCTTCGCTCCCTCTTTCCGGGAAATCGGAAATGCCGCCGGGCTCAAAAGTCCGTCTTCGGTCAAGCATCAGCTACAAGTTTTGGAAGACAAGGGCTTCATCCGCATGAACGCGAACAAGGGTCGCGCCATCGAGGTGGTGGCAGGATCCGCCCCGAATCCCGAAAAGCCCTCCCAAGCCAGCGAAGAGGCAACCAGCACCAGTAATGTGGCGGAGATATACCAATTCCCCGCCGAAGCCATTGCCGAATCACACGATGTGCCGCTCGTCGGCCGTATTGCCGCCGGTGTGCCAATTACCGCCGAACAGCATGTGGACGACGTCATGCGTCTGCCGGAACGGCTGACCGGCTCCGGCACCCTGTTCATGCTGGAAGTCCACGGTGATTCCATGGTGGATGCCGCTATCTGCGATGGCGACTATGTGGTGGTGCGAGAACAGAATTCCGCCGTCAACGGAGATATCGTCGCCGCTCTGCTGGATGACGAGGCCACGGTGAAGACCTTCCGCAAGGAAAACGGCCATGTCTGGCTGATGCCGCACAACCCCGCATACTCGCCCATCGACGGCACACATGCAACGATTATGGGCAAGGTGGTCACCGTACTGCGCAAATTGTAG
- a CDS encoding LysM peptidoglycan-binding domain-containing protein: MTGSMVMAPACSARVAMQHAGTSRRNVRGRIIAVMVALALAWCGFGAFTAQRAQSDTGATQVTGYIVRPGDTLWSYASAITPAGHDVSETVDELIALNNLESGSLQAGQRIIVPAE; encoded by the coding sequence ATGACTGGTTCAATGGTGATGGCCCCGGCCTGTAGCGCACGTGTAGCTATGCAGCATGCTGGAACGTCCCGCCGGAATGTGCGTGGGAGGATTATCGCAGTGATGGTCGCCTTGGCGCTTGCCTGGTGTGGTTTCGGCGCGTTTACCGCTCAGCGGGCCCAATCGGATACGGGGGCCACGCAGGTGACCGGTTATATCGTGCGGCCGGGGGATACGCTCTGGTCATATGCTTCGGCTATCACGCCTGCTGGTCATGATGTATCGGAAACGGTGGATGAACTGATTGCGTTGAACAATCTTGAGTCCGGATCATTGCAGGCCGGGCAGCGCATTATTGTTCCGGCTGAGTAG
- a CDS encoding L-lactate dehydrogenase, whose amino-acid sequence MAETTVKPTKLAVIGAGAVGSTLAFAAAQRGVAREIVLEDIAKERVEAEVLDMQHGSSFYPTVSIDGSDDPEICRDADMVVITAGPRQKPGQSRLELVGATVNILKAIMPNLVKVAPNAIYMLITNPVDIATHVAQKLTGLPENQVFGSGTNLDSARLRFLIAQQTGVNVKNVHAYIAGEHGDSEVPLWESATIGGVPMCDWTPLPGHDPLDAAKREEIHQEVKNAAYKIINGKGATNYAIGMSGVDIIEAVLRDTNRILPVSSMLKDFHGISDICMSVPTLLNRQGVNNTINTPVSDKELAALKRSAETLKETAAQFGF is encoded by the coding sequence ATGGCGGAAACTACCGTTAAGCCCACGAAGCTTGCTGTTATTGGTGCCGGTGCCGTTGGCTCCACCCTTGCCTTCGCCGCCGCCCAGCGTGGCGTCGCTCGCGAGATCGTGCTTGAAGACATCGCCAAGGAGCGCGTGGAAGCCGAAGTGCTTGACATGCAGCACGGCTCCAGCTTCTACCCGACCGTGTCCATCGACGGTTCCGACGATCCTGAGATCTGCCGTGACGCCGACATGGTCGTCATCACCGCTGGTCCGCGTCAGAAGCCGGGCCAGTCCCGTCTGGAGCTCGTTGGCGCTACCGTCAACATCCTCAAGGCCATCATGCCGAACTTGGTCAAGGTGGCTCCGAACGCCATCTACATGCTCATCACCAACCCGGTCGACATCGCCACCCACGTGGCTCAGAAGCTCACCGGTCTGCCCGAGAACCAGGTCTTCGGTTCCGGCACCAACCTGGACTCCGCTCGTCTGCGCTTCCTGATCGCCCAGCAGACCGGCGTCAACGTCAAGAACGTGCACGCCTACATCGCCGGCGAGCACGGCGACTCCGAAGTCCCGCTGTGGGAGTCCGCCACCATCGGCGGCGTCCCCATGTGCGACTGGACCCCGCTGCCCGGCCACGATCCGCTCGACGCCGCCAAGCGCGAGGAGATCCACCAGGAAGTCAAGAACGCCGCTTACAAGATCATCAACGGTAAGGGTGCCACCAACTACGCCATCGGCATGTCCGGCGTCGACATCATCGAAGCCGTGCTGCGCGACACCAACCGCATCCTGCCGGTGAGCTCCATGCTCAAGGACTTCCACGGCATCTCCGACATCTGCATGTCCGTGCCGACCCTCCTGAACCGTCAGGGCGTCAACAACACCATCAACACCCCGGTCTCCGACAAGGAGCTCGCCGCCCTGAAGCGCTCCGCCGAGACGCTGAAGGAAACCGCCGCCCAGTTCGGCTTCTGA
- the hflX gene encoding GTPase HflX, with the protein MTDNTQYTDIDRGNNDVTPEGVLAGQSEVLLDDSQRATGWHEDANQEWEEREARNELKHVAGLGELQDVTEVEYRKVRLERVVLVGVWSSAVTTQAKAEESLRELAALAETAGAVVCDGLLQHRSKPDAATYVGSGKAKEIADIVAREEADTIIVDDDLPPSQRRALEDAAKVKVVDRTAVILDIFAQHATSREGKAQVELAQLEYMLPRLRGWGGSLSRQAGGRAAGADAGIGSRGPGETKIEMDRRVIRTRIARLRRQIREMAPAREVKRGSRRRFGLPTVAVVGYTNAGKSSLTNRLTGSAELVENALFATLDTAVRRAKTRDGRAYAYVDTVGFVRRLPTQLVEAFKSTLEEVAEADVILHVVDGSHPDPFSQVDAVNDVLADIEGTASIPRILVFNKADQADETTRERLAALQPDAFIVSAYTGEGLDELRTAVESLLPVPHVHVNALLPYTAGSLISRVREYGKVDKVEYRDDGILLEADVDAHLAAQVVEQSID; encoded by the coding sequence TTGACCGACAACACCCAGTACACCGACATCGACCGCGGCAACAACGACGTTACCCCTGAAGGTGTGCTGGCCGGGCAGTCCGAAGTGCTGCTCGACGACAGCCAGCGCGCGACCGGCTGGCATGAGGACGCCAACCAGGAATGGGAGGAGCGCGAGGCCCGCAACGAGCTCAAGCATGTCGCCGGTCTCGGCGAGCTGCAGGACGTCACCGAAGTCGAATACCGCAAGGTGCGTCTGGAACGTGTGGTGCTCGTCGGCGTCTGGTCGTCCGCCGTCACCACGCAAGCCAAGGCCGAGGAATCGTTGAGGGAGTTGGCGGCGCTCGCCGAAACCGCCGGTGCGGTGGTATGCGATGGTTTGCTGCAGCATCGCTCCAAGCCGGATGCAGCCACGTACGTTGGTTCCGGCAAAGCCAAGGAGATTGCCGACATCGTGGCGCGTGAGGAAGCCGATACGATTATCGTGGACGACGACCTGCCGCCGTCACAGCGCCGTGCATTGGAGGACGCCGCCAAAGTCAAGGTGGTGGATCGCACCGCGGTGATTCTGGACATCTTCGCCCAGCACGCCACCTCGCGTGAAGGTAAGGCGCAGGTGGAGTTGGCGCAGCTCGAATACATGCTGCCCCGACTGCGTGGTTGGGGTGGTTCGCTGTCCCGCCAGGCCGGCGGTCGCGCGGCCGGCGCGGATGCGGGCATCGGATCGCGAGGCCCGGGCGAGACCAAAATCGAAATGGACCGTCGTGTGATTCGCACGCGTATCGCCAGACTGCGCCGTCAGATTCGTGAGATGGCCCCGGCGCGTGAGGTCAAGCGCGGTTCGCGCCGTCGCTTCGGCCTGCCCACAGTGGCCGTGGTCGGCTACACGAACGCCGGCAAATCCTCGTTGACCAACCGTCTGACCGGCTCGGCCGAACTGGTGGAAAACGCGCTGTTCGCCACATTGGACACGGCCGTGCGCCGCGCCAAAACCCGCGATGGACGCGCTTACGCCTATGTGGACACGGTCGGTTTCGTGCGCCGCCTGCCCACCCAGCTGGTCGAGGCGTTCAAATCCACCCTGGAAGAGGTGGCCGAGGCCGATGTGATCCTGCACGTGGTCGATGGCTCACACCCTGACCCGTTCTCTCAGGTCGATGCGGTCAACGATGTGTTGGCGGACATCGAAGGCACGGCCTCGATTCCTCGTATTCTCGTATTCAACAAGGCCGATCAGGCGGACGAGACAACTCGTGAACGACTTGCCGCACTGCAGCCGGATGCGTTCATCGTCTCCGCCTATACCGGTGAGGGATTGGACGAGCTGCGTACCGCGGTCGAAAGTCTGCTGCCGGTCCCGCATGTGCATGTCAACGCTCTGCTGCCGTATACCGCTGGCTCCCTGATCTCTCGTGTACGCGAATACGGCAAGGTAGACAAGGTGGAGTACCGCGATGATGGCATACTGCTTGAAGCGGACGTTGACGCCCATCTTGCCGCTCAGGTGGTCGAACAGTCCATTGACTAA
- a CDS encoding class I SAM-dependent methyltransferase, with translation MAEQYFSAEPASKDVRRTLNVTLRGHETTAQVSNGVFSGSRVDLGTSVLLKHAPEPPLAGDFLDLGCGWGPIALTLAFESPEANVWAVDVNERALDLTHANAQANGRTNIHTAQVDESSTPLPAENQPAFCETVPGDLTFDVIWSNPPIRVGKEALHTLLMAWLPKLKVGGAAYLVVQKNLGSDSLIPWLDDALGEGFTASKYASSKGFRIIEVRHEI, from the coding sequence ATGGCAGAACAGTATTTCTCTGCGGAACCCGCGTCGAAGGATGTGCGCCGCACATTGAACGTAACGTTGCGCGGCCATGAGACGACCGCTCAGGTGTCGAACGGCGTGTTCTCCGGCTCGCGCGTGGACCTCGGTACGTCGGTATTGCTGAAGCATGCGCCCGAGCCGCCGCTTGCCGGCGATTTCCTGGATTTGGGCTGCGGCTGGGGCCCTATCGCCCTGACATTGGCGTTTGAGTCGCCCGAAGCGAACGTGTGGGCGGTGGATGTCAACGAGCGCGCGCTGGACCTGACCCATGCCAACGCACAGGCGAACGGCCGCACGAACATTCATACGGCTCAGGTGGACGAGTCCAGCACTCCCCTGCCCGCCGAGAACCAGCCGGCGTTCTGCGAGACGGTGCCGGGCGACCTCACGTTTGATGTGATTTGGTCGAATCCGCCGATCCGAGTCGGCAAGGAAGCGCTGCATACGTTGCTTATGGCTTGGCTGCCGAAGCTCAAAGTGGGCGGCGCCGCCTATCTCGTAGTGCAGAAGAATCTCGGCTCCGATTCGCTGATCCCCTGGCTGGACGATGCGCTCGGCGAGGGGTTCACTGCGAGCAAATACGCGAGCTCCAAGGGCTTCCGTATCATTGAAGTTCGTCATGAAATATGA